From Coffea arabica cultivar ET-39 chromosome 10e, Coffea Arabica ET-39 HiFi, whole genome shotgun sequence, one genomic window encodes:
- the LOC113711789 gene encoding heat stress transcription factor B-4 translates to MALMLDNCEGILLSLDSHKSVPAPFLTKTYQLVDDPSTDHIVSWGEDDTTFVVWRPPEFARDLLPNYFKHNNFSSFVRQLNTYGFRKIVPDRWEFANEFFKKGEKHLLCEIHRRKTAQPQVAINHHHHHHPLNNPISSPTFFPYPNRVSISPPDSDDQPNHWCDSPPISSSPVGISVINRNANPPGGNNYSNSISSSSVTALSEDNERLRRSNNMLMSELAHMRKLYNDIIYFVQNHVKPVAPSNTFPSSLLPSSATPIIHNTTNSSSSLMQKPLNQLIGFHHHHYPKQNGPPHHQANISFNNSSPPSKTSHGSSVTIVEEPMDSSNISRTKLFGVPLHSKKRLHPECSNSMVETNKARLVMEKDDLGLNLMPPSPC, encoded by the exons ATGGCTCTGATGCTTGATAACTGCGAAGGCATATTACTGTCTTTGGACTCCCACAAATCAGTTCCAGCCCCGTTTTTAACCAAAACTTACCAACTTGTAGATGACCCTAGCACAGACCATATAGTCTCCTGGGGTGAAGATGACACCACTTTTGTTGTTTGGCGTCCACCTGAGTTCGCTCGTGACCTCCTTCCTAACTACTTCAAGCACAACAATTTCTCTAGCTTCGTCCGCCAGCTCAACACCTAT ggttttaggAAAATAGTTCCGGACAGATGGGAGTTTGCAAACGAATTCTTcaagaaaggagaaaaacaCTTGCTTTGCGAGATCCATCGGAGGAAGACGGCTCAGCCGCAAGTAGCCATcaaccaccaccaccatcacCACCCTCTTAACAACCCTATCAGCAGCCCAACTTTCTTCCCGTACCCAAATCGAGTCAGCATTTCTCCACCGGATTCTGATGACCAGCCCAACCACTGGTGCGACTCACCACCCATCTCTTCATCGCCAGTTGGAATCTCGGTCATAAACAGAAATGCTAATCCCCCAGGAGGTAACAACTACAGCAACAGCATCAGCAGCAGCTCTGTCACAGCTCTATCAGAAGATAATGAAAGGCTTAGAAGAAGCAACAATATGCTGATGTCTGAACTAGCCCACATGAGAAAACTATACAATGATAttatttactttgttcaaaACCATGTTAAGCCAGTTGCTCCTAGTAACACTTTTCCATCATCTTTGCTACCTTCTTCAGCTACACCTATTATTCATAATACTACCAATTCTTCTTCGTCGTTGATGCAAAAGCCTTTGAACCAATTGATAGGCTTCCACCACCATCACTACCCTAAGCAAAATGGTCCTCCCCATCATCAAGCTAACATCTCATTTAACAATTCATCACCACCTAGCAAGACTTCTCATGGGAGTAGTGTAACAATTGTTGAAGAGCCCATGGATAGCAGTAATATTAGTAGAACAAAGCTATTTGGGGTGCCACTTCACTCGAAGAAAAGATTGCATCCGGAATGTTCCAATTCTATGGTGGAGACTAACAAGGCTCGATTGGTCATGGAAAAGGATGACTTGGGCTTGAATCTCATGCCTCCTTCTCCATGTTAg
- the LOC113713083 gene encoding BOI-related E3 ubiquitin-protein ligase 1-like, producing the protein MAFPHHHFQQHHHHLQQPPPKQQQSLRDIYSNMEAAQISPPVAFFNGMNLPDQSNHPPYVPPFQVVGLAPATVEEQGGGLELQWNYGFEPKKKRPKEQDFLDNNHHNNNNNNSQMSSVDFLQARSVSTGLGLSLDNTNNNNTNNKTWLASSGDSAFLGIVGDELDREFHRQDAEIERFLKIQGDRLRQAILEKVQTNQLQTISYVEEKVLQKLREKEAEVEDINKKNIELELRMEQLSLEANAWQQRAQYNENMVKTLTLNIQQVFAQSRDSKEGCGDSEVDDTASCCNGRTLDFHLLRKDGNEMKDLMNCKVCRVNEVCMLLLPCKHLCLCKDCESKVSLCPLCRCAKQVGMQVFM; encoded by the exons ATGGCTTTTCCTCATCACCATTTCCAAcaacaccaccaccacctccagcAACCACCGCCCAAGCAGCAGCAATCTTTAAG gGACATTTACAGCAACATGGAAGCCGCCCAGATTTCACCGCCGGTGGCCTTCTTCAATGGGATGAATCTCCCTGATCAATCCAACCACCCTCCTTATGTCCCTCCTT TTCAAGTTGTGGGCTTAGCTCCGGCGACGGTGGAGGAGCAAGGAGGAGGGCTGGAATTGCAGTGGAATTACGGGTTCGAGCCGAAGAAAAAGAGGCCCAAAGAGCAGGATTTTCTTGATAATAATCACCAtaataacaacaataataattcGCAGATGTCTTCTGTGGATTTCTTACAGGCTCGATCAGTGTCAACCGGGCTGGGCTTGTCTTTGGATAATACCAACAACAACAATACTAATAATAAAACCTGGTTGGCTTCTTCTGGTGACTCAGCTTTTCTAGGGATTGTTGGTGATGAACTTGATCGTGAGTTCCACAGGCAAGATGCTGAAATTGAAAGATTCTTAAAAATTCAG GGTGACCGATTGAGGCAAGCTATTTTGGAGAAGGTTCAGACAAACCAGCTCCAAACCATCTCGTACGTTGAAGAGAAAGTCCTGCAGAAACTCCGTGAGAAAGAGGCAGAGGTGGAAGACAttaacaagaagaacattgAACTGGAGCTAAGAATGGAACAGTTGTCCCTTGAGGCAAATGCATGGCAACAGCGTGCTCAGTACAATGAAAACATGGTCAAAACTCTTACACTGAACATACAACAAGTCTTTGCACAAAGTAGAGATAGTAAAGAAGGTTGTGGTGATAGTGAGGTAGATGATACGGCCTCTTGCTGCAATGGTCGAACGCTTGATTTTCACCTGCTACGCAAAGATGGTAATGAGATGAAGGACTTGATGAATTGTAAGGTTTGTAGAGTTAATGAGGTGTGCATGCTTTTATTACCTTGCAAGCATCTCTGTCTGTGTAAAGACTGTGAAAGTAAGGTTAGTCTTTGTCCCTTGTGTCGTTGCGCTAAGCAAGTTGGAATGCAGGTTTTTATGTAA